TGCAGGCTATTCAATTTTCCTTCCTTGCGCCACTTCTCATGGGCAAGGTCGAGGTAGAGGAGCATGACGACGCCCGTTTCCGCATCCAGCCCCGCAAAGGCGATGATGCCGACCCAGACGGCGATACCGTAAGCTGCCGCAAGCGAACTCGATGTCTTGAAGACGATCACCAAAATCAGGCAGCCGGCAAGGAGGAGCCATTTCACCGCAGGGATATAAATTTGCCCTTCGATTTCGACCGACGTGAAGACAATATTGATGAACTCGTAATAAGTCTGAAAACGACGCTTTTTCGAAATTCGCACTATGTAATTACCGTAAGTTACGGAGTTTGATTTGGTAAATTCTGACTTTTGACGAGATCATCAAACCTTAGTAAATAAAATTCATGTTGTATGAAGTTGTGACCCTTGTATTTTTTTCTGTATCTCTTTTTTCGCTCAAAGTAGGCCGAAATTCATTTTTTAATAGCTACGCCAGCCAGCATGGAACATATCTGACATCATCTCCAACCCCGAAAAAATCACGCGTCAACACAAGCGATTGTTCCGCTTCCGGATAATCGAGTAGAAATGACCGGATACCTGCCGGTTTTTTGGGAACCTTGAATGGGCGATATTTTACTTCTATTGGACGCAGCTTACCGCCGTTGTTCAATACAAAATCAACTTCATTTTTTGACTGTGTTCGCCAGAACGCGATTTCTTCCAACAGCGGAGATTTTTTTAGTAGCTCAGCATATACAGCATTTTCAGCCAGTTCACCCGCATCAGTGCGGTTGTCGAGAGCAGCAAGGTTGCGTATGGCAATGTTGCGCATGCCGTTGTCGATAAAATAGTACTTACGCATTTTACTGATCTCTTTTCTTGGATTACGGGAAAACGGCATACACCCCTTGATGATAAAGGTGTTTTCCAGCAGAAACAGAAAATTCTCCACCGTATTCCGCGCCAGTCTAGTAGCGGTTGCCAGTTCGGATATGTTTGCCAGACCTCCTGTCTGGTGCGCCAGCGCGGTGATGAGATTATTGAAACCGGTGACATTGTCAATTCGTGCCAGGTCTTTAATATCCTTACGGACATATGAATTATACAACTCTGCCATATAGGCTGTCTTGCGCTGCTCATCCGCTTCAAGGGCAACGCGCGGATATCCTCCCCATATTAGAAATTCACGATAATAACGCCCGCATTCATCGGTCAGATAGCGTGCCGTAAGCGCGGCTGGATCACTATCCGGCGTAAATAAACGGATTCCGCATTCCCTTACTGTTTTTGCCAGACGAGGTTCACCTCGGAAATCAAGAAACTCCGCAAAATTGAGAGGATATATCTCAAAAACAAGTTTTCTCCCCGCCAGCGAATCGGTAAATTTGCGGCGAATTTCAAGGGTTGATGAACCGGAAACAATCAATTTCAGGTTTGCTTGGCTGTCTGACAGCAGTTTCAGCAGATTGGATGGATTTGAAAGATACTGGATTTCATCAATAAAAATGTAGACCTTACGTGAAAGATTGGCTCCTTGAGCTCCAAGCCAGCCAATCAATTCACGCGGTCCACCTTCCAGAAGATGCAGCAGATTCATATCTTCCAGATCCAGATAATGAATAGCTGATTCAGGCTCTCCTTGACGGCGCAAAGACTCTATAAGCATTTTCATAATGGTAGTCTTGCCCACCTGACGCGCTCCCACCAGCAGCAATATTTCCGGTTGGTTCAGATACCGTAATAAATTTTGTAAAACATCACGATGATACATAAAAATCCTTCATATTTTTTGTACATCATATTGCATAATCTGAACTTATTAGCAAGACAAGATGTTTCGATTATAACATAGTTGGCACGCCCCATCGGTAATCGACCTTCATACGCAGTTCATGAACCGTTTCTTGGTTATACTTGCCGAGACTGTCCTGGATATGCCTTTCTAACCGGTATGTGCAGTCAATCCGCCTGGCATATAGTTCGCCATATTCTTCGCCGGACAGGCTGCTGCGAGCGATCAGTTTCTTTTCGGTCCCCGTGACTCGCCCTGCGCTTCGCTCCGGCCGAGACACGTCTCCCTGAGTCGCGCTCTCGCCCTCTAAACCGCTACGCGGATTCTATGACGCCGGACGGCCTCTCCCTGCGGTCGGGGCCGCCCGGTCGGGCGCTCTGAAACCCCAAGTCCAAAGATGAAACCCGAGATCAGCGCAGGGCGGTTTGTGCGCGTAATGGTGTTCCTTGACCTTTCCCTTCTTGAGAATAACTTCGCCGGCGCAGCCCGGACAACGGAAGGGGCCTTCACTTTTTTCAGTTTTCCATGCGACGGATTTAACGCCGTTTCTCGAAATGGCTGCTTGCACCGGTACGTTCCCCCTGTCCGTACATTTGGTAGATCATTCCTTACGAAATCAGTACAGGCATAGATTTCAAGAGCTTATTCTTAGCTCATACGATCGACCCTTTTTGGTTCTCGATATTCTGTTGAACTTCTCGGCGAAATAGAGGGCGTAATAGATATCTTCACGAGCCACCGGCCGATCGTAATCGTAAAGCGCCGCCCAATCCAATGACTCGGCTTGTTTGGCAATGTCGGATTGCAGAATACCAGGATTCGCCTGGATAATGGGTAACAAAATAGATAAGAGTTTTGAAAAGATGTGGTCTCGTCTTACAAAGGCTTCGTATTCTCCGGTCGCTTTCTCTAATTCAGCGATGTCGCCATACTGTTTCCAAGATTCTACGCATTTAAGATATTCCATCCTTGCAGCCAAAAAGTCTCCCTGTTTTTCAGCCTGTCTCGCCCAGTTCAGGTGTAGCGTCGCGTCTTCGTTCCTTGACATTGCCCCT
This region of Syntrophobacterales bacterium genomic DNA includes:
- a CDS encoding KUP/HAK/KT family potassium transporter, with the protein product MVRISKKRRFQTYYEFINIVFTSVEIEGQIYIPAVKWLLLAGCLILVIVFKTSSSLAAAYGIAVWVGIIAFAGLDAETGVVMLLYLDLAHEKWRKEGKLNSL
- a CDS encoding ATP-binding protein, producing the protein MYHRDVLQNLLRYLNQPEILLLVGARQVGKTTIMKMLIESLRRQGEPESAIHYLDLEDMNLLHLLEGGPRELIGWLGAQGANLSRKVYIFIDEIQYLSNPSNLLKLLSDSQANLKLIVSGSSTLEIRRKFTDSLAGRKLVFEIYPLNFAEFLDFRGEPRLAKTVRECGIRLFTPDSDPAALTARYLTDECGRYYREFLIWGGYPRVALEADEQRKTAYMAELYNSYVRKDIKDLARIDNVTGFNNLITALAHQTGGLANISELATATRLARNTVENFLFLLENTFIIKGCMPFSRNPRKEISKMRKYYFIDNGMRNIAIRNLAALDNRTDAGELAENAVYAELLKKSPLLEEIAFWRTQSKNEVDFVLNNGGKLRPIEVKYRPFKVPKKPAGIRSFLLDYPEAEQSLVLTRDFFGVGDDVRYVPCWLA